One window of Falco peregrinus isolate bFalPer1 chromosome 17, bFalPer1.pri, whole genome shotgun sequence genomic DNA carries:
- the CDCA2 gene encoding cell division cycle-associated protein 2 isoform X2 → MFPKSLTMHRQSKNVKVPLKVRKNESTCTAEKVEASFPDLSEDQKVCTVTKLKVVKASTKENLSDGVQAQLQRYIPKYTKGLLKESYHREDASCQITESFFDTPKGDMVGDSTLPVNSEEKFSSTPVSLEGECYLTPNRDKAEEKPDCGISEKPKKKSVDFATVTIAEFGISQESFTEPSIGKSSTLKFRRRSSIGVRGSPENNSLIQFLAQQRSNRQNEAFTQQDRHGNIRSLKDKIDSFSTFFKSIEEAEVDGASQEAGSSQIKVPSTKERNVDRWSGKFTSDCNGADLKDSLRQNLIHSSKSDLKICTILSSGQGVTVTEPAAAVSKEWVYEQHNPTDSLETVLIRGTLETGHDFSSDHVTRDSSSSVISDLRGKQVNFAELSLEILDESKSPVTPLRTGESSLGGHALRGSHLQSVLKKMPTKPLMDSMKEHSNDAVAGGGEEAERHSSEKPSKKRKVTFGEVLSPEIFDETLPANTPLRKGAMPGHHPRLNSHSLVVVSSLIEEPLTQPNFDCDDECVEPLQELLEGSVAAGDVLPVENAEAETDKSDMRKTSRKRKCGPISKGTDVSISTSINTNNAKDTKNPRKNKFQRQKDITISAAKKTQKRKHTSYGKRRKKKVEEKPLYMEREMASKKPLLSPIPEIPEACSFASSPKSPKAKEFFSEAVFLDNAQSGKACKDVRQEPVVEEMRGKNICAVHTNPSFKDMDTAEASSSHDTAFQVSGGDLESASATGHKLSNIVPDVKCSFDTSDCFQQVKETACVEEEKESSSLIENEKLQGNLLNKAEQLTGLEFLEQQGTGVHEGAQGARCPREDSVRDNPPRGRSSSTINFPPVEKLEITGNDLLVSSFNVEEFLSAPRLENDSLEPSRRKNSNSAEKRVKRSMRLCKGADTEGLAWIQVPSEVQKNLLASASDLLVSSFNVEEFLCAPRLENDSLEPSRRKNNNSAEKRVKRSMRLCKGADTEGLAWIQVPSEVQKNLLASASKLRRSSTSILMESENIHHKQQNLTQFSAPGKENNDSGNLAGSPYRRCRRRNMCVSTPQETRTWSQTRKRSITNSVARKDRCNHEEIEVPLENNSNV, encoded by the exons ATGTTTCCTAAATCACTAACAATGCACAGACAATCTAAGAATGTAAAAGTTCCCCTGAAAGTTAGAAAAAATGAGAGTACGTGTACTGCAGAGAAGGTAGAAGCCTCTTTCCCTGATCTGTCCGAAGACCAGAAGGTTTGCACAGTGACTAAATTAAAAGTTGTAAAGGCATCCACAAAGGAGAATTTAAGTGATGGGGTCCAGGCGCAGTTGCAGAGATACATCCCGAAATACACCAAAGGCCTTCTGAAGGAATCGTACCACAGGGAGGATGCTAGCTGCCAGATTACTGAATCCTTTTTTGATACGCCAAAAGGGGATATGGTCGGTGACTCTACCTTGCCTGTGAACAGTGAGGAGAAGTTTTCAAGTACACCTGTTTCTTTGGAGGGTGAATGCTACTTGACACCTAATAGggacaaagcagaagaaaaacctgaTTGTGGAATATCAGAGAAACCGAAGAAAAAATCTGTTGATTTTGCAACTGTAACAATTGCTGAATTTGGGATTAGTCAAGAAAGTTTTACTGAACCATCTATAG GGAAATCTTCAACTTTAAAATTTCGGCGAAGATCATCAATTGGAGTACGGGGGTCACCAGAAAATAACAGTCTTATTCAATTCCTTGCCCAGCAGAGAAGCAACAGGCAAAATGAAGCTTTTACACAG cAGGATAGACATGGAAACATCAGGTCGTTGAAGGACAAGATTGATAGCttctcaacattttttaaatcaatagaAGAGGCTGAAGTGGATGgtgcttcccaggaagcaggctCTT CTCAGATCAAAGTACCTTCTACAAAAGAGAGGAACGTGGATCGCTGGAGTGGAAAGTTCACATCAGACTGCAATGGAGCTGATCTGAAAGACAGTTTAAGACAAAATTTGATCCACAGCAGTAAGTCTGATCTCAAGATCTGCACCATCTTGTCTTCGGGCCAAGGTGTGACTGTCACcgaacctgctgctgctgtttcaaag GAATGGGTTTATGAGCAACACAATCCTACTGACTCTTTGGAGACTGTTCTGATTAGGGGCACCTTAGAAACAGGCCACG ATTTCAGTTCTGACCACGTCACTAGAGACAGTAGTAGTAGTGTTATATCCGATTTAAGAGGTAAGCAAGTTAATTTTGCAGAACTGAGCTTGGAAATACTTGATGAAAGCAAGTCACCAGTCACACCACTTCGAACGGGAGAGAGTTCATTAGGTGGCCATGCACTGAGGGGCTCCCACCTGCAATCTGTATTGAAGAAAATGCCAACGAAGCCATTAATGGATAGCATGAAG GAACACTCAAATGATGCAGTTGCCGGAGGAGGAG AGGAAGCCGAAagacacagctctgaaaaaccttcaaagaaaagaaaagttacttttgGAGAAGTTCTAAGCCCAGAAATATTTGATGAAACTTTGCCTGCAAATACTCCATTGCGCAAAGGAGCAATGCCAGGCCATCATCCAAGATTAAACAGTCATAGCCTCGTTGTAGTGTCGAGTCTCATTGAAGAACCATTAACCCAGCCGAACTTTGACTGCGATGAT GAATGTGTTGAGCCTCTTCAAGAGTTGCTGGAGGGCTCTGTTGCTGCAGGAGACGTCTTACCTGTTGAAAATGCAGAAG CAGAAACTGACAAATCTGATATGAGAAAAACTTCTAGAAAAAGGAAg TGTGGCCCTATTTCAAAGGGGACTGATGTCAGCATCTCAACGTCCATAAATACTAACAATGCTAAAGATACTAAAAATCCAAGAAAGAATAagtttcaaagacaaaaggatATAACCATATCTGCTGCCAAAAAGACACAA aaaagaaaacatacaagctatgggaaaagaaggaagaaaaaggtagaAGAAAAACCTTTATATATGGAAAGAGAGATGGCTTCTAAGAAACCTCTTCTCAGCCCTATCCCTGAAATTCCAGAGGCTTGCTCTTTTGCCTCATCTCCAAAATCgccaaaagcaaaagaatttttttcag AAGCCGTATTTTTAGATAACGCCCAATCTGGGAAGGCTTGCAAGGATGTTCGACAGGAGCCAGTGGTTGAAGAAATGAGAGGGAAAAACATTTGTGCAGTTCATACAAATCCAAGCTTTAAGGACATGGACACTGCAgaagccagcagctcccatgaTACGGCATTCCAGGTGTCGGGTGGTGATCTGGAGTCTGCTTCTGCCACTGGTCATAAG CTTTCAAACATTGTGCCAGACGTGAAGTGTTCTTTTGATACATCTGACTGTTTCCAACAAGTTAAAGAGACTGCATGtgtagaagaggaaaaagaaagtagttCCTTgatagaaaatgagaaattacaaGGAAATCTCCTAAATAAGGCAGAACAGCTAACCGGGCTAGAATTTCTGGAACAACAGGGCACTGGTGTACATGAGGGTGCACAAGGAGCTCGGTGTCCACGAGAGGATTCTGTAAGAGATAATCCACCAAGAGGAAGAAGTAGTAGTACCATCAATTTTCCTCCTGTTGAAAAATTGGAAATAACTGGAAATGATCTTCTAGTTTCTTCTTTCAATGTGGAAGAATTCTTATCTGCTCCTCGGCTAGAAAACGACTCCTTAGAGCCTTCTAGAAGAAAGAACAGTAACAGTGCTGAAAAAAGAGTGAAGCGCAGCATGAGATTATGTAAAGGGGCAGACACTGAAGGACTTGCATGGATTCAAGTACCCAGTGAGGTTCAAAAGAACCTGCTAGCTTCTGCTTCCGATCTTCTAGTTTCTTCTTTCAATGTGGAAGAATTCTTATGTGCTCCTCGGCTTGAAAACGACTCCTTGGAGCCTTCTAGAagaaagaacaataacagtGCTGAAAAAAGAGTGAAGCGCAGCATGAGATTATGTAAAGGGGCAGACACTGAAGGACTTGCATGGATTCAAGTACCCAGTGAGGTTCAAAAGAACCTGCTAGCTTCTGCTTCCAAActcaggagaagcagcacatcCATCCTTATGGAATCTGAGAACATTCACCATAAACAACAAAATCTCACCCAGTTTTCAGCACCAGGGAAGGAGAACAATGACTCTGGTAATCTTGCTGGTAGTCCTTACAGAAGATGTAGGAGGAGAAACATGTGTGTATCCACACCTCAAGAAACAAGAACTTGGTCTCAAACCCGGAAAAGGAGCATAACAAATTCTGTAGCTAGGAAGGACAGATGTAACCATGAAGAAATAGAAGTACCTCTTGAAAATAACTCTAACGTTTAG
- the CDCA2 gene encoding cell division cycle-associated protein 2 isoform X1: MFPKSLTMHRQSKNVKVPLKVRKNESTCTAEKVEASFPDLSEDQKVCTVTKLKVVKASTKENLSDGVQAQLQRYIPKYTKGLLKESYHREDASCQITESFFDTPKGDMVGDSTLPVNSEEKFSSTPVSLEGECYLTPNRDKAEEKPDCGISEKPKKKSVDFATVTIAEFGISQESFTEPSIGKSSTLKFRRRSSIGVRGSPENNSLIQFLAQQRSNRQNEAFTQQDRHGNIRSLKDKIDSFSTFFKSIEEAEVDGASQEAGSSQIKVPSTKERNVDRWSGKFTSDCNGADLKDSLRQNLIHSSKSDLKICTILSSGQGVTVTEPAAAVSKEWVYEQHNPTDSLETVLIRGTLETGHDFSSDHVTRDSSSSVISDLRGKQVNFAELSLEILDESKSPVTPLRTGESSLGGHALRGSHLQSVLKKMPTKPLMDSMKEHSNDAVAGGGGESLAVSSCAEIFESLQTEEAERHSSEKPSKKRKVTFGEVLSPEIFDETLPANTPLRKGAMPGHHPRLNSHSLVVVSSLIEEPLTQPNFDCDDECVEPLQELLEGSVAAGDVLPVENAEAETDKSDMRKTSRKRKCGPISKGTDVSISTSINTNNAKDTKNPRKNKFQRQKDITISAAKKTQKRKHTSYGKRRKKKVEEKPLYMEREMASKKPLLSPIPEIPEACSFASSPKSPKAKEFFSEAVFLDNAQSGKACKDVRQEPVVEEMRGKNICAVHTNPSFKDMDTAEASSSHDTAFQVSGGDLESASATGHKLSNIVPDVKCSFDTSDCFQQVKETACVEEEKESSSLIENEKLQGNLLNKAEQLTGLEFLEQQGTGVHEGAQGARCPREDSVRDNPPRGRSSSTINFPPVEKLEITGNDLLVSSFNVEEFLSAPRLENDSLEPSRRKNSNSAEKRVKRSMRLCKGADTEGLAWIQVPSEVQKNLLASASDLLVSSFNVEEFLCAPRLENDSLEPSRRKNNNSAEKRVKRSMRLCKGADTEGLAWIQVPSEVQKNLLASASKLRRSSTSILMESENIHHKQQNLTQFSAPGKENNDSGNLAGSPYRRCRRRNMCVSTPQETRTWSQTRKRSITNSVARKDRCNHEEIEVPLENNSNV; the protein is encoded by the exons ATGTTTCCTAAATCACTAACAATGCACAGACAATCTAAGAATGTAAAAGTTCCCCTGAAAGTTAGAAAAAATGAGAGTACGTGTACTGCAGAGAAGGTAGAAGCCTCTTTCCCTGATCTGTCCGAAGACCAGAAGGTTTGCACAGTGACTAAATTAAAAGTTGTAAAGGCATCCACAAAGGAGAATTTAAGTGATGGGGTCCAGGCGCAGTTGCAGAGATACATCCCGAAATACACCAAAGGCCTTCTGAAGGAATCGTACCACAGGGAGGATGCTAGCTGCCAGATTACTGAATCCTTTTTTGATACGCCAAAAGGGGATATGGTCGGTGACTCTACCTTGCCTGTGAACAGTGAGGAGAAGTTTTCAAGTACACCTGTTTCTTTGGAGGGTGAATGCTACTTGACACCTAATAGggacaaagcagaagaaaaacctgaTTGTGGAATATCAGAGAAACCGAAGAAAAAATCTGTTGATTTTGCAACTGTAACAATTGCTGAATTTGGGATTAGTCAAGAAAGTTTTACTGAACCATCTATAG GGAAATCTTCAACTTTAAAATTTCGGCGAAGATCATCAATTGGAGTACGGGGGTCACCAGAAAATAACAGTCTTATTCAATTCCTTGCCCAGCAGAGAAGCAACAGGCAAAATGAAGCTTTTACACAG cAGGATAGACATGGAAACATCAGGTCGTTGAAGGACAAGATTGATAGCttctcaacattttttaaatcaatagaAGAGGCTGAAGTGGATGgtgcttcccaggaagcaggctCTT CTCAGATCAAAGTACCTTCTACAAAAGAGAGGAACGTGGATCGCTGGAGTGGAAAGTTCACATCAGACTGCAATGGAGCTGATCTGAAAGACAGTTTAAGACAAAATTTGATCCACAGCAGTAAGTCTGATCTCAAGATCTGCACCATCTTGTCTTCGGGCCAAGGTGTGACTGTCACcgaacctgctgctgctgtttcaaag GAATGGGTTTATGAGCAACACAATCCTACTGACTCTTTGGAGACTGTTCTGATTAGGGGCACCTTAGAAACAGGCCACG ATTTCAGTTCTGACCACGTCACTAGAGACAGTAGTAGTAGTGTTATATCCGATTTAAGAGGTAAGCAAGTTAATTTTGCAGAACTGAGCTTGGAAATACTTGATGAAAGCAAGTCACCAGTCACACCACTTCGAACGGGAGAGAGTTCATTAGGTGGCCATGCACTGAGGGGCTCCCACCTGCAATCTGTATTGAAGAAAATGCCAACGAAGCCATTAATGGATAGCATGAAG GAACACTCAAATGATGCAGTTGCCGGAGGAGGAGGTGAGTCTCTTGCAGTCTCCAGTTGTGCTGAGATCTTTGAATCACTGCAAACAG AGGAAGCCGAAagacacagctctgaaaaaccttcaaagaaaagaaaagttacttttgGAGAAGTTCTAAGCCCAGAAATATTTGATGAAACTTTGCCTGCAAATACTCCATTGCGCAAAGGAGCAATGCCAGGCCATCATCCAAGATTAAACAGTCATAGCCTCGTTGTAGTGTCGAGTCTCATTGAAGAACCATTAACCCAGCCGAACTTTGACTGCGATGAT GAATGTGTTGAGCCTCTTCAAGAGTTGCTGGAGGGCTCTGTTGCTGCAGGAGACGTCTTACCTGTTGAAAATGCAGAAG CAGAAACTGACAAATCTGATATGAGAAAAACTTCTAGAAAAAGGAAg TGTGGCCCTATTTCAAAGGGGACTGATGTCAGCATCTCAACGTCCATAAATACTAACAATGCTAAAGATACTAAAAATCCAAGAAAGAATAagtttcaaagacaaaaggatATAACCATATCTGCTGCCAAAAAGACACAA aaaagaaaacatacaagctatgggaaaagaaggaagaaaaaggtagaAGAAAAACCTTTATATATGGAAAGAGAGATGGCTTCTAAGAAACCTCTTCTCAGCCCTATCCCTGAAATTCCAGAGGCTTGCTCTTTTGCCTCATCTCCAAAATCgccaaaagcaaaagaatttttttcag AAGCCGTATTTTTAGATAACGCCCAATCTGGGAAGGCTTGCAAGGATGTTCGACAGGAGCCAGTGGTTGAAGAAATGAGAGGGAAAAACATTTGTGCAGTTCATACAAATCCAAGCTTTAAGGACATGGACACTGCAgaagccagcagctcccatgaTACGGCATTCCAGGTGTCGGGTGGTGATCTGGAGTCTGCTTCTGCCACTGGTCATAAG CTTTCAAACATTGTGCCAGACGTGAAGTGTTCTTTTGATACATCTGACTGTTTCCAACAAGTTAAAGAGACTGCATGtgtagaagaggaaaaagaaagtagttCCTTgatagaaaatgagaaattacaaGGAAATCTCCTAAATAAGGCAGAACAGCTAACCGGGCTAGAATTTCTGGAACAACAGGGCACTGGTGTACATGAGGGTGCACAAGGAGCTCGGTGTCCACGAGAGGATTCTGTAAGAGATAATCCACCAAGAGGAAGAAGTAGTAGTACCATCAATTTTCCTCCTGTTGAAAAATTGGAAATAACTGGAAATGATCTTCTAGTTTCTTCTTTCAATGTGGAAGAATTCTTATCTGCTCCTCGGCTAGAAAACGACTCCTTAGAGCCTTCTAGAAGAAAGAACAGTAACAGTGCTGAAAAAAGAGTGAAGCGCAGCATGAGATTATGTAAAGGGGCAGACACTGAAGGACTTGCATGGATTCAAGTACCCAGTGAGGTTCAAAAGAACCTGCTAGCTTCTGCTTCCGATCTTCTAGTTTCTTCTTTCAATGTGGAAGAATTCTTATGTGCTCCTCGGCTTGAAAACGACTCCTTGGAGCCTTCTAGAagaaagaacaataacagtGCTGAAAAAAGAGTGAAGCGCAGCATGAGATTATGTAAAGGGGCAGACACTGAAGGACTTGCATGGATTCAAGTACCCAGTGAGGTTCAAAAGAACCTGCTAGCTTCTGCTTCCAAActcaggagaagcagcacatcCATCCTTATGGAATCTGAGAACATTCACCATAAACAACAAAATCTCACCCAGTTTTCAGCACCAGGGAAGGAGAACAATGACTCTGGTAATCTTGCTGGTAGTCCTTACAGAAGATGTAGGAGGAGAAACATGTGTGTATCCACACCTCAAGAAACAAGAACTTGGTCTCAAACCCGGAAAAGGAGCATAACAAATTCTGTAGCTAGGAAGGACAGATGTAACCATGAAGAAATAGAAGTACCTCTTGAAAATAACTCTAACGTTTAG